Within Legionella birminghamensis, the genomic segment CGCCCCGTGCCGCGGACAGACCTTAGAGATTGCTTACAGCAATGGGCAAGCGCCTGCATTGATATTTCTGATGGCCTGTCTGCTGATCTCAATCACATTTGCGAAGAAAGCCAGGTGGGTGCCTGTTTATCCCTGTCTAAAATTCCTGCCCATCCGCTGATTGGCAAATACCGCCAGGATGCAACCGAATCTGCATTGAGTGGCGGTGATGATTATGAATTATGTTTTACTATTCCTGCCAGAAATCAACAGGCCTTTATGGATGAGATCAATCGCTGCAAAATAATCTGTCATCCCATTGGGGTAATCGAAGAAGAAAAAGGCTTGCGATCTTTGCAAGAAACAGGCAGAGTTTCTCCTTTAAGACCCAAAGGGTTTGCTCATTTTTAGAGGTTGGTATGCCCGGAGTGAAGTTATCCAGCAAAGTTTGGCAAGATCCTGTTTATTTTATTGCATTTGGTTTCGGAACGGGGTTAGCGCCCATAGCTCCCGGTACCTGGGGCACTCTGGCGGCGTTTCCGCTGTATTTACTGATGTCCTCACTGTCGCTTCCTGTCTATGTTTTATTGACCATTCTATTTTTTATTCTGGGAGTATGGGTCAGTAATCGGGTATCCGCCGATCTGGGAGAACATGACTATTCAGGTATTGTCTGGGACGAGGTGGTAGGATTCCTTCTGACAATGCTACTGGTTCCTCCCCGCTTACCCTGGATCATTGTTGGATTTTTCTTATTCAGGCTGTTTGACATTTGGAAGCCATGGCCTATCACCATTGCGGATGAGAAAATTAAAGGCGGTTTTGGAATCATGTTTGACGATGTTCTTGCTGCCATTCCTGCCTGGGGCATTTTACAGTTATTAGTCTGGAGTTTCTCCTGATGAATGAAAATCATAAAGAATTAATTAATATAGCCCTGACGGTCGGCATTGTACTTCTTGCATTGTTTATTGTTCATCGATTCATTCCCTCCATGGTATGGGCCGCGATTATCGCTATTGCTACTTATCCGCTTTATAAACGCTGGAGGCTCTTTTTTGGTCGTCATCATAATTGGGCGGCATTATTATTTACCACTATACTCAGTTTGATCTTTCTATTGCCGCTGAGCTGGTTGGTTACTTTGCTGGTAAAAGAGTTACAGGTTTTTATTAATTATTTACAGTTAATTAATAAAGAAGGAGGGGAAGCGCCAGGTTTTATTCAACAGCTTCCCGTTCTTGGCAAGGATTTAACAAATTATTGGCAGAATAATTTCGGCCAGCCGGGAAACTTAAGGAATGTTTTATCCAACCTGCATATTTCGCTTACTCCTGCAAGTTATTACATTAAGCAAGTCGGTGTGAGTCTCGCGCATCGCGGTTTTCAACTGGGATTTACCTTGCTGACGCTATTTTTCTTCTACCGTGATGGCGACAAGTTGTTCCAGGAGATCAATCGCGTAGGAGAAACATGCTTGGGAAAACGCTGGTTTCGCTATGCGGATCGCTTACCCTCAGCACTGCGCGGGACAGTCAATGGCACTATTCTAGTGGGCTTGGGAGTAGGGGTGTTGATGGGATTATGTTATGGCTTTGTGGGAGTACCGGCACCCACTCTGGTTGGTTTTGTTACCGCCTTTGCTGCGATGATTCCCTTTGTTGTTCCGGTTGTGTTTGGTTTTGTGGCTTTGATATTGATTTCAAGCGGAAGTCTTGCCGCGGCTATTGTCGTAGTGGTCTGGGGGACTCTGGTAATGTTTGTTGCCGATCATTTCATCAAACCAGTGCTTATTGGCGGCGCTATTGAACTCCCTTTCCTGGCAGTACTTTTTGGTATATTAGGCGGGGTTGAAACCCTGGGATTATTAGGCTTATTTGTAGGGCCTATTGTTATGGTTTTATTCGTGACTCTGTGGCAAGAGCAACAGGGGATCCCCGCGAAAGCCGCGAGTCAGTAAAAAATAAGATAAAGCTGTATTGATTTTGTACAGAAAGTATGGCATTCTATAATCCTAATCTGATTGAAATATGGAAATGCCGTCCCCATATAGCAGTCAGATAACAAGAGTTGCCATACTATTGAAGTAAAGGGGTGATTATGAATAAAGACTGGCCAACCAGAGCGAAAGACATGTACACAGCACAAGTCATTATGGAGGAGTATGCTAATAAAAATAAAAGCGAATCTCTCGGACTGTTTGAGTTGGTGGTCGATAAAGAGGAAAAACGTATGGATTTCCGCATTTCCGGCTGGGTCCGTACACTTGCCGAATATTTCAAATCTGTCTATGGTGCGACTCAGGGTGATGTGGTTACTCGTCGAGTCATCAGTCATTGTTTGATCAAAGATCATACTATTCATTAATCGTCATTGCGAGCCCGCATTCTCTATTCGAATCCCCGCGGCAGCGACCCATAGGTATCTACCTAGCTTCTACGTCCCTCGGCTTGTGTGTCCGAGGGATCCAGAAGACTCAGAGAAAAACACTGGACCCTGCGGACATAGCCGCAGGGAGTAGGGGTGATGTGTTGATACCTATGGGCTACGACCGCGGGGATTCGGACAGAGAAAATAGTTGTGTAGCTATGGGTCGCAGCCGCGGGGATTCGAATGGTCTAAGGGATTTGCCGCAGCCTATTTGATCCTTCTTCTACTATACTCAAAGTACAGCAGTTCATAGAGAAGTTCCATGAAAAAGCACCGTAAACACATCTCCAAACATTTACGTCATAAAAAACACCACCTCGATGATAATCAATTAGAGAAAATGTCCGGCGGCGTGGTTAACGATAAGGAATTAAGGCGGGCATTGTCCTCTAATTTTGAAAAAGTAAACGCCTTCAATAAACCATCTCCGTCACCAGCAGAGACCTTAACTTTAAAGGAAATCTCATCAAGAAGGGGAAGGAGTGAACCGATTAGAAGACCCAAAGATCTGGGTAAGCCCTAGGCTTTCCAATAATTAAATAACCCAGCTTGGTTCCCGAAGACGGGGTCACAGGCTGGCAATCCTACCCGGGCTATATTTTGATCAGCTCGGGGATGCTCTTCGGCCCTGCCATAGCAGACATCATAATCAAGGTCGAATGGATAAGAGCCTATGCATTTAAAATCGGGGGATGAGCCGGTATTTTTGTGAGCTACGCCCGCAGGAATTATGACCACATCGCCGCGGCTGACCTGATAAATTTTGCCATGATCACCGCCAAACTGCACATCGCAATAACCGCTATAAATCACCAATGTTTCATGAGTATTGCTATGGTAGTGATGGTAGTCGTAGACAGTATCCAGCCAGGAATTAATCCATTGATTTTGTTGGAGAAAAGCCTGTATCTCTTCCACGGAACGCCCATTTAAATCCAGAACATTCTTATAAATCAGCAGTGGGTAAACAGAATTGTTTGGAAAATAGCCATCTTGCAAAATGAGCGGATGCAATATTTCCCCTGCTGGTAAAGGAGCTAATTGACTCATCATGTCCTCCTTATACTTACTTGAAATCGCCAAAATACCTGTCGTAATCTTTTTTGAAGTCTTCACTGGCATGGTACTGGCTAATTGCAGTGTTGATTGCTTGCAGTAAATTAAGATTGTCTTTGTTTACTGCAATTCCATAGCCAAAGCCATAAGTCTCCTTTTGCCCCAGGACAACCAGGCTTCCTGAAGAGTGATTAGCCCAGTAAACAGCAGTGGCATTATCCAGTAAAGCCAAGTCAATTTCGTCATTTTGCAGGGCGACCAATATATCGTCCTCTGTATCATAGAGTTCAATTTTTGGATTTTTAATGCCCAGTGTTAGTACCAACTGAGGAAATAATGTGCCTTCTTCGACGCCAATTTTTTTATTAGACAAGAGATCCAGGCTAAAAGGCTGTTGGCTCAAAGCCTGTTTACTCATAAATCGAAATTGGCTCAGCATATAAGGGGCAGTGAAGTTAACCAGGCTAGCACGCTCAGGGGTAATCGTAATGGCTCCCACCGCTATTTCACTGGTTTTACCCTCAACCTCAGCCAAAAGAGAATGGAAATGAACGGGTTTATACTGACAGGTTCTGTTAATAATTTTACAAATGTGTTCCATCATTTCAACATCGAAACCATTAAAAACATTATTGCCTGCCCGCATCACAAAAGGGGGGGAGAAATTGTCCACTGCGACAACCAGGGGTTCTCCTTGAGCAAACGTTACATTTGAAAGTGATAGCAGGCATAATAGGAAATAACAAATAATTTTCATGGTTTTACCAGTTTATAGTTAGTTAATTAATATATAGTACTTTTTGGTTTATTATAAACCCCGGGACAGCAATTATGGCCAATATTCAAGTGTTTATTGATGCGCGATCCATGCTGGTGGAGAAATATTTCAGCCAGGTTGCCCCGTATTTAAAACAGGGGATAAGAACAATTCTGCTAGGCAGTGACTATGTGCTTCGCCATATTGAGCTTTTGCAGCGGCTGGTGAGCGAAGAGGATTGCCTGTCTTCTCTGTCAGCGCAGAAATACCGGGAAAATCTGGAAGCCTTACCGGACTCGCCTTTCCACCAGTTTAGTAAAGATATCCGTCAATATCGGCATTATTGCTTTCTTCGCTTGCAGTTAAGAGAGGCTGCCGGTCTCGCCGATACGATAGAGACAATGAGATCCTGGTCAGATTTTGCTGATGAAATTATCCGGCGGACATTGGCTTATTGTGAACAGGAAATCAGCCAGCGGCATGGGATCCCACTGGAGGAAAGCGGGGAGCGTGCGCAGCTTTTTGTGCTGGCCATGGGAAAGTTAGGGGGTAGGGAATTAAACTATTCATCCGACATTGATTTGATTCTTGCATATTCAAAAGACGGCTGGACCAATGGCGATGAGCCGATTAGCAATCAGCAATTTTTTATTAAAACAGCCCAGCGTTTTATCCTGTTATTGCAGCAAGTAACTGCTGACGGGTTTGTGTTTCGAGTGGATTTGAGGCTGAGGCCGAATGGTGACAGCGGGGCCCTGGTTATTAATCTGGCCACCATTGAAAATTATTATCAGGAGCAGGGAAGGGATTGGGAACGCTATGCAATGGTGAAGGCCAGGCCATTGGGCTTGTCGACTGCTGCAAACCAATGGTTTTACCAGCTGATTACCCCTTTCGTTTATCGCCGTTATGTCGATTTCAGTGTTATAGAATCACTGCGCAGCATGAAATCCATGATTATCAGAGAGGTCCAGCTTAATCCCCGCCTCAATGATATCAAACGAGGGTTTGGCGGTATCCGGGAAATTGAGTTCATTGTCCAAAATATACAGTTGATTCGCGGCGGAAGATTACCTCAGTTGCAAAAAACCAATTTGCTGGATGCCCTCGCAATAATAAAACAGGAAAAGCTGCTGACACGTGCGCAGGTGTTGCAGGAAGCTTATCTGTTTTATAGAAAGCTTGAAAATACTGTACAGGCTCTCAATGACCAGCAGATCCATGTCCTACCGGAGGATGAGCAAAGGCAGTATCAGGTAAGCCTGGTGATGGGCGATTCGGATTGGCCAGCGGTCTACCAGCGGCTTAAACAATACCAGCGTATTGTCAGCCATTTATTTAATTCCATGCTGGCCTATAAAAAAAGCAGCGGGCACCTGGAAGATAATTCAAGGCTTCTCGAACATCAGCTAGCCAGTGTATGGCAGGGGCATATTGAATCAGAGATGGCAACAAATTTGCTGGCTAGTATAAATTTCCAACACCCTGAACGCTGTTATCAGCTTATTCACTCTTTTCGGCATTCGCCAAGATGTCTGCGCTTAAGCCAGGCTGCCCGAATGATTCTGGACCGGTTCATGCCGCTGTTATTAAAAGAACTTGCAGATGTCCGCAATACGGAGGCGGTGCTGCTGCAGGTTATGCATCTTCTGGAAAATGTAGTGGGGCGAAGTGCTTATCTGGCTTTGCTGACCGAAAATCCTCAGACACTGATTGAACTATTGCACTGGTTTTCCCGCAGTCCTTTTATCAGTCAATTGCTGGTCGCGCATCCCTTCCTGCTGGAAACTTTACTTGAGCCAATGCCAGATTGGACACCTCCTTCCCGGATGCAATTACAACTGCTACTTGAAAAACGGATCACTCATTGTGAAGATCAGGAAGCAGAAGAAGAATGTTTGAGGCAATTTAAATTAAGCAACTGGCTACTGGCAGCCAGGGCGGAGCTGCATGGAAAGCTGAATGCAGTACGCGCCGGGCGTTTCCTGGCTGATTTAGCGGAACTGATAGTGATCCGCGTCATAGACATTGCATGGAGGCAGTTGGCTTTAAAATATCCTGTTATGGAAACGATTATTCAGGGGTTTGCAGTTCTTGCCTATGGTAAATTAGGCAGCCGCGAGATGAATTATAATTCTGATATCGATTTGGTATTTATTTATACCTCACATGCAGAACACAGCCCTCTAATCACGCGCCTTACCCAAAAAATTTTGCATATGTTAACCACACGTTTCCAATCAGGAATTTTATATCAGGTTGATACGCGTCTGCGCCCTTCCGGTTCTTCGGGATTATTGGTGAGCAGTTTGTCATCCTTTATCATTTATCAGCAGACAGAAGCCTGGACTTGGGAGCATCAAGCCCTGATCCGCTCACGTGTTTTACTGGGCAGCCCTCGTGTCAAGGCCATTTTTTCCCGTTTAAAGTCGTCCATTTATGCTGACAAGCGCAATGCCAGAGATGTGCTCAGTGAAGTGCTGTCCATGCGCGAGAAAATGCTTCGGTTTCAAATAGGGAATTCTATTAAGGAACTCCCGGGCGGGCTGGTAGATTTGGAATTTCTGGTACAATGCCTGGTTTTAATTCATGCACATAAAGGATACAGCCGTTTTACGCATACCTTAAGTCTTTTACGGCAGTTAATGAAGGATCAACATTTAAGCCAGAGGCAGTTCCTATGTCTGAAAGACGCTTATCAAAAATATCATCAGATATTACATCGAGGGCTTTTAGAAGAAGATTATCAGCCTGACTATCTGGCGCAACAGCAGCAGGTTTTTGAGGTTTGTGAGGAAATTTACAGGGAGATTGAAGGATCCTAGTGCGAATGGTGCGGTTATCCCCCATAGCTATCTGCACAAATGTTTTCCCCGTCCGAATCCTCGCGGCACCGACCGCGGGGGCCATGCCTGTTGGAGTCAGCATGGTCCTCAGACAAGTTTCAATGTTGCTAAAAAATAGGATTTAACAGGTAGTCATAAACAAGTGTTCTTAACTTTAAATTGGCTTTGTGTGGGTCCCGCGGCCTTCGCCGCGGGAATTCGAAAGTGTTCTCAAACAGTGACTTCCTGCGCAGGGAGTATTTTTCAAAGAGGCATTATTTCCAGGGAAGGCGTCCCCTCTTGAATTGAATGCATAGCTTGCTGCTTAATTCCTGGCTCCTGAGGGACAAAAAAACGTGAGTTTTGGGTCCGCATCGCTTTGCTTTGATACTGTCCCAACAAATCCAGCATAAACTTATCCTGTTTGCTGTAAGCAATATCGAAAGCAGTGCGGTTTAAAGAATCAACACTGGAAAGCTGCATCAGACTTTCTTCTAAAATACCCTCAACCGCTTCATAAGCTGATTCATAGACAGCCCGATGTATGGCAGCATAGTGATAATTTCCCACCGCGAATGGGATATGGGGAGGTTCATTTTGCAACAGTTCGCTGATAACCTCCTTTCCTTGATTACAGCAGATTGCCCAGTGAAGGGGGGATTGTATTAATGCAGGGTCCACCTGAATTGCCTGCTGCTGAAAAAATTGAATCCCAAAAGAGAAAATACTATCAATAACCTGCTGGCTGTTGGTTTCTCGAATGCAATGCAGCAGTGAACGTCCTGACTTTTCCTTATACCACAATACCGGGAATAGGCGTTCATAGATTGAACTGACAAGCATCTGCTCCTTTGCATAAATAAACATATCAATTACATCGTCAGGAAGATTTTGGTATTCCTGCGCAGCAATAACTGGGAATTGAGCGGTAAATGGCAGAAATGAGGCAGAACTTGCCTGCATCACTGACGCGCCGAAATGCTGAATTAGTTTAAAATGCCAGAATTCATTGTTTCGTAGGAGAGAATGATGTTCAGCATTCAAATAAGAGCATTTATATCGTGCTCTTAATCCATCCCTGTACACCAGCGTGACGTCTCTGGGATCAAACTTCAGCCCTGAAAAGTCAATGGGGCGGGTATCCGCCACTACTGTCTCAACTACTGGTTCCTGATCTGGCTTCGGGTCTTTGGGAGCCGGTGGAATTTTTTCAAACGCCTGCTTCTTTGGCAAGTTCTCAGGAGCTGCCGGGGCAGGGTGTTCCTCCATTATTTCTTCTTGCTTTGAGACAATTACCGGTTTTCGCAGGGCATTATGATATTCTGCAGAGCTGGTTTTAAGAGCATTCATTATTTTCTTTGCGAGTTTGTTTAATTGCTCAGACTTGATTGTCCTGGTCCATGCTATCTTGCATAGAACCTGCTGCTCGATGACTTCTACCTGGCCAGTAGTGAATAGCTGGCTTATATTGCGCACAATTGATGACTCAAACCAGGCTTTGCTTGCATAAAAGCGGCTAATTCGATCAACAGATTTGCTCGTTTTTACATGCCAGTAGCTATTAATTTCCGGGGGTTGTATCTTTAATCTGAAATAATCGCTTTCCCGCTGTACCTCACTGATAACCAGGTTTTGAGCTTCGCCAAAAAGCTGGGCAATTGCTTTTTTCCAGCTTGAAATTTGCTGCTCCTGGCTGGCAGGTTGGGAAGACTTGTCTTTTCCAGGTTTCGGCGGTGTTGGCTCAGTCAGTTTGGTTTCTGCCATTTTTTGGCTGATTTCTTCAATTTTATCTGGAAGCGGCGCTTCGGCTGCCTTCCTGGTTTCTGGAATATCTGTACTTATTTTAATGGCTGGCGGAGCGGATTTGATTGCTGGAACTTGAGCCCGTAGGGCTATTCCAACTGGGCTTACTCGAGGGCTGAAATGTTCCTCAAATGTTATTTTTAGCTTGCTCGGCAGCCAGTTGATTAAGCCTGGATTTAAAGTAAAAAAGCTTCGTCTATCAGGCCTGTTCATTAAATATTCAGCAGGGGATAAATTGTCAAGTTTTGAAAATTTTTGCAAAAAATAGTGTTTAGAAATTAGTGATACCAATCGAGGCTGCTTCTGGAAATAATTGAAATGTTCATCAAAAATAAGGAACAGGATAAACACCGGGAATTCGCCTCTAACCTTGTTTTCCCTGATTAAATTGTTCATCGCCCGGTCGGAGATAGCCTTCACTAGCTCTGGTTTCATCTCAAAGAGTGGAATGATCAGGGGATTTTTCAACAGGCAAGTCAAAGCGCTAACATCTGTTTTTTTGCCCGGGGCAATGTACAGATAGCTTTCCAGAAAGTCTTTTAGTGAGGTTGCAGTGTAATGCTCCAGGTAATGAATTAAATCATTTAGATTGTCCATATGCGTTTTGGATAGCTTGATAGTGCCAGCAAGATAGCTATATAAGCTGAAGTCCAGGACAAGCATTGAGCACATATGCTTTAGTTGAGAAATGAGGGCGGCAACAGAGTTAACCGCTTCACCATTGTCGAGCCGCTGTAATGCCTCTTTACGGCTATTAATTCCCTGGTTTACCCGGATAACTTCTGGCACAGCGAACTCTGGATCGGTGCTTAAAAGCTTTAAGAGTTCAGCATAAGATGAAACTGGATTATTTGCAGGGTTTGCAGTTTTTGGAGCGCTACTGCTGACACAATCCGCCGCTGGTTGCGGCCGCTTGACTTCTTTTTTGGGTGTTCCGGATGCTTCCGCAAGCGTTTTGTACGCTGTGAGCAGCACTATGCATTGTAGAACCGCCTGGGCTTCTTGCTTATCTTCGAGAGAGCCTCTCAGAGCATATAGTGCTTCGATGAAGTGAACCAGGTTATCATATTTCCTGGCGGAAGATTGGTTCGCCATTTCAAATATTTTTGATCGGGTTTTAGTACTGAAATGTTTACACAGGAAGCTACCGGATACGATTTGACGATTTAGACTAGTTTGCCAGGTATAAAAATGCATTTTAGCCTGCATTGTTAATTTTTGCTCTTCAATTTGCCGGGCTAATGGTTCATACTCAAAATCACTGGTCAAGCGCTCAATATCCCTTTCCGCTAAATTTAACTGTTCAGGCTCAGGGTTTTCATAGCGCGTAATTAATTCTTTTAAATCATCAAAAAGCATCATTAACTCGTTATTATTACTAAAAGCTAATCGTAGGACAATTAGATTAAAGCTAAGTGCAAAACCGCTTATTATATTGGATAAATATTAACTAAACCTTAAGTTGTTTTTTGGGAAAAAAGGATTCAAATAATAGTATTTAGAATCAAAATTCTGACATTTGCAATTATCTCTTCTTTCAAAGCCCTGCTCCTACAGGCGGGGTTTCATTTCTGCTTCTTCAGCTGTAAATTTTAAACCGAACTCAATATTCACTATACCCGTTCGCCCACAGTCAGGCATATATCGTTCCATATCAACTGCCAGATAATAAGGTCGTTGTTTATTCCAGGGATCAATAACCACTACAGTGAAAGGGAGCTTTTTACAATAGGCTATCAGGGCTTCCGCGGTTTTGGGAAAAGGGCTGGTATGCTCAAGATTCATCAGAAGGAGTGTATGTCCGCCGGGCTTGTTATCAATATCGACACGATAAATGCTATGCACGGGCGAAGCGGTATGATTGCTGAGCGCTTCCCGTGCCAGACTATAGAGGAAGACAAAGGCGCAGTTTGCCTGTTCAGAGCAATTGCCATAGACCTGGCTTCGCTTATGTGCATGATGATACTGTAGCCCGTGCCTTTGCGAAATGCAGTTTGTTCGAATTCAGGATATCCTATTTCTTCGCGTCTTGTTTTAAAGCGGTTAAATATTTGCCTGAGGTGTATATCATTAATGTTTGTACGACAGTGTTCAAGAATGCGCATACCGTCAAGAGACAGGGGCATATTGGCAGCCTTCATTCGGCGATCGACATACTCACAGGCTTCCTGAGCCAGGCGTAAATTATTAATCAACTGCTCAATCTCTTGAAAACCGGATTCCCAAACCTCTGCACTAAATTCAGGG encodes:
- a CDS encoding phosphatidylglycerophosphatase A family protein, which encodes MPGVKLSSKVWQDPVYFIAFGFGTGLAPIAPGTWGTLAAFPLYLLMSSLSLPVYVLLTILFFILGVWVSNRVSADLGEHDYSGIVWDEVVGFLLTMLLVPPRLPWIIVGFFLFRLFDIWKPWPITIADEKIKGGFGIMFDDVLAAIPAWGILQLLVWSFS
- a CDS encoding AI-2E family transporter, which translates into the protein MNENHKELINIALTVGIVLLALFIVHRFIPSMVWAAIIAIATYPLYKRWRLFFGRHHNWAALLFTTILSLIFLLPLSWLVTLLVKELQVFINYLQLINKEGGEAPGFIQQLPVLGKDLTNYWQNNFGQPGNLRNVLSNLHISLTPASYYIKQVGVSLAHRGFQLGFTLLTLFFFYRDGDKLFQEINRVGETCLGKRWFRYADRLPSALRGTVNGTILVGLGVGVLMGLCYGFVGVPAPTLVGFVTAFAAMIPFVVPVVFGFVALILISSGSLAAAIVVVVWGTLVMFVADHFIKPVLIGGAIELPFLAVLFGILGGVETLGLLGLFVGPIVMVLFVTLWQEQQGIPAKAASQ
- a CDS encoding cupin domain-containing protein, with translation MMSQLAPLPAGEILHPLILQDGYFPNNSVYPLLIYKNVLDLNGRSVEEIQAFLQQNQWINSWLDTVYDYHHYHSNTHETLVIYSGYCDVQFGGDHGKIYQVSRGDVVIIPAGVAHKNTGSSPDFKCIGSYPFDLDYDVCYGRAEEHPRADQNIARVGLPACDPVFGNQAGLFNYWKA
- a CDS encoding transporter substrate-binding domain-containing protein — protein: MKIICYFLLCLLSLSNVTFAQGEPLVVAVDNFSPPFVMRAGNNVFNGFDVEMMEHICKIINRTCQYKPVHFHSLLAEVEGKTSEIAVGAITITPERASLVNFTAPYMLSQFRFMSKQALSQQPFSLDLLSNKKIGVEEGTLFPQLVLTLGIKNPKIELYDTEDDILVALQNDEIDLALLDNATAVYWANHSSGSLVVLGQKETYGFGYGIAVNKDNLNLLQAINTAISQYHASEDFKKDYDRYFGDFK
- the glnE gene encoding bifunctional [glutamate--ammonia ligase]-adenylyl-L-tyrosine phosphorylase/[glutamate--ammonia-ligase] adenylyltransferase; protein product: MANIQVFIDARSMLVEKYFSQVAPYLKQGIRTILLGSDYVLRHIELLQRLVSEEDCLSSLSAQKYRENLEALPDSPFHQFSKDIRQYRHYCFLRLQLREAAGLADTIETMRSWSDFADEIIRRTLAYCEQEISQRHGIPLEESGERAQLFVLAMGKLGGRELNYSSDIDLILAYSKDGWTNGDEPISNQQFFIKTAQRFILLLQQVTADGFVFRVDLRLRPNGDSGALVINLATIENYYQEQGRDWERYAMVKARPLGLSTAANQWFYQLITPFVYRRYVDFSVIESLRSMKSMIIREVQLNPRLNDIKRGFGGIREIEFIVQNIQLIRGGRLPQLQKTNLLDALAIIKQEKLLTRAQVLQEAYLFYRKLENTVQALNDQQIHVLPEDEQRQYQVSLVMGDSDWPAVYQRLKQYQRIVSHLFNSMLAYKKSSGHLEDNSRLLEHQLASVWQGHIESEMATNLLASINFQHPERCYQLIHSFRHSPRCLRLSQAARMILDRFMPLLLKELADVRNTEAVLLQVMHLLENVVGRSAYLALLTENPQTLIELLHWFSRSPFISQLLVAHPFLLETLLEPMPDWTPPSRMQLQLLLEKRITHCEDQEAEEECLRQFKLSNWLLAARAELHGKLNAVRAGRFLADLAELIVIRVIDIAWRQLALKYPVMETIIQGFAVLAYGKLGSREMNYNSDIDLVFIYTSHAEHSPLITRLTQKILHMLTTRFQSGILYQVDTRLRPSGSSGLLVSSLSSFIIYQQTEAWTWEHQALIRSRVLLGSPRVKAIFSRLKSSIYADKRNARDVLSEVLSMREKMLRFQIGNSIKELPGGLVDLEFLVQCLVLIHAHKGYSRFTHTLSLLRQLMKDQHLSQRQFLCLKDAYQKYHQILHRGLLEEDYQPDYLAQQQQVFEVCEEIYREIEGS
- a CDS encoding ankyrin repeat domain-containing protein: MMLFDDLKELITRYENPEPEQLNLAERDIERLTSDFEYEPLARQIEEQKLTMQAKMHFYTWQTSLNRQIVSGSFLCKHFSTKTRSKIFEMANQSSARKYDNLVHFIEALYALRGSLEDKQEAQAVLQCIVLLTAYKTLAEASGTPKKEVKRPQPAADCVSSSAPKTANPANNPVSSYAELLKLLSTDPEFAVPEVIRVNQGINSRKEALQRLDNGEAVNSVAALISQLKHMCSMLVLDFSLYSYLAGTIKLSKTHMDNLNDLIHYLEHYTATSLKDFLESYLYIAPGKKTDVSALTCLLKNPLIIPLFEMKPELVKAISDRAMNNLIRENKVRGEFPVFILFLIFDEHFNYFQKQPRLVSLISKHYFLQKFSKLDNLSPAEYLMNRPDRRSFFTLNPGLINWLPSKLKITFEEHFSPRVSPVGIALRAQVPAIKSAPPAIKISTDIPETRKAAEAPLPDKIEEISQKMAETKLTEPTPPKPGKDKSSQPASQEQQISSWKKAIAQLFGEAQNLVISEVQRESDYFRLKIQPPEINSYWHVKTSKSVDRISRFYASKAWFESSIVRNISQLFTTGQVEVIEQQVLCKIAWTRTIKSEQLNKLAKKIMNALKTSSAEYHNALRKPVIVSKQEEIMEEHPAPAAPENLPKKQAFEKIPPAPKDPKPDQEPVVETVVADTRPIDFSGLKFDPRDVTLVYRDGLRARYKCSYLNAEHHSLLRNNEFWHFKLIQHFGASVMQASSASFLPFTAQFPVIAAQEYQNLPDDVIDMFIYAKEQMLVSSIYERLFPVLWYKEKSGRSLLHCIRETNSQQVIDSIFSFGIQFFQQQAIQVDPALIQSPLHWAICCNQGKEVISELLQNEPPHIPFAVGNYHYAAIHRAVYESAYEAVEGILEESLMQLSSVDSLNRTAFDIAYSKQDKFMLDLLGQYQSKAMRTQNSRFFVPQEPGIKQQAMHSIQEGTPSLEIMPL